The genomic region GTGGGGCCGCTGTCGATCACCCGGTCGTCGAGCTTGGTGATGACGTCGCCGGGCTTGAGGCCGGCCTTCGCCGCGGGGCCGTTCGGCGTGACCGCGTCGGAGCCGCTCGCACCCTGCTCGGTGATCTTTGCGCCGCCCGTGCCCTCCTCCAGGGCGACCGAGGCGCCGATCACCGGATAGACGGGTTTGCCCGTCTTGATCAGCTGCTGGGCGACGGCCTTCGCCTGGTTGATCGGGATCGCGAAGCCCAGGCCGATGGAACCGGACTGGCTGGTGCCGCCCATGCCGCCACTGCTGGACTGGATGGCGGAGTTGATGCCGATGACCGAGCCGTTCGCGTCCAGGAGCGGGCCGCCGGAGTTGCCCGGGTTGATCGAGGCGTCCGTCTGCAGGGCGCTCATGTACGAGGCCTTGCTCTGGCCACTGCCGTCGCTGGAGGCCACCGGGCGGTTCTTGGCGCTGATGATGCCCGTGGTCACCGTGTTCGACAGACCGAAGGGCGCGCCGATCGCGATCGTCGAGTCACCGACCGCGACCTTGTCGGAATTGCCGAGGGGCAGCGGCTTGAGGCCGTTCGGCGCGTTCTTGAGCTTGATGACCGCGACGTCGTAGCCCTGGGCGTGGCCGACCACCTCGGCCTCGTACTTCTTGCCGTTCGAGAAGGTCGCCGAGAGCTTGCCGCTGTCGACCGCCTCCGCCACCACGTGGTTGTTGGTGAGGATGTGACCCTGCGTGTCGAAGACGAAGCCGGTGCCCGTACCGCCCTCGCCATTGCTCCCCTCGGCCTCGATGGTGACCGTGCTCGGCAGCGCCGTGGCGGCCACGCTCGCGACCGTGCCCGGGTCACGCTTGAGGTCGCCGCCGCTCTGGGAGGCGGCAACCGTCGTGGAGGCCGTGGTGTTGTCGTTCCGGTCGGCCGCCCAGTAGCCGAAGCCACCGCCCACCCCGCCCGCCACCAGTGCGGCCACCAGAATCGCTGCGACCAGACCGCCGCGTCCGCCGGACTTCGACGTGGGCGCCGGCTGCTGGTACGAGGAACCCCAGGCATCCCCCGAGCCGCCCTCACCCCCGCTCGCGTACGAGGGCGTGGCGGGTGGAGGAGGCGGCCAGGCACCCGCTTCCGGGGCGGGGCCCGCGCCCGCGGGCGCCCCGGAGGGAACCGGGGGCAACGAGGCCGTCGGCGCGCCTTCTTGGGGCGTGGCCGCCTCGTGGGAGTAAGCCGACCCCTGGGACTGAGTCGTGCCCTGATAGGGGTCCACGGGGCCCGCTCCCTGTGGCACCCCCTGCTCCGGAGGCGCGGAAGCAGCGGGAGTGTCCACCGGCACGGGAGGTGCAGACGGGGCCGGGGGTACCTCAGTGCCCTCGTTCTCGGTGCTCACAGCTCTTCCTCTCGGTCCACGGCTGTTCGTTCAGGTCGCACACGGTCATGTTCGCTCGCGCGTGTTCATGGCTCCACTCGCGTGTGTTCAGGAACCGGCACGATTCCAGCTGTGCATGTGCTTTTGTATGCCGTCAGCTTTTCCCACGGGACGTCAGGGCGCCATAAGCGGCACCTGTGACTCCGGGATCTTCATTTATATCGGACAGGTCTGACAAAACCATCGAGCGCACGGCGCCACCGCTCTCACGCCTACCCACTGACGATGGCACCATGACGCGGTGACCCACGCACGACAGCACCAGATCCAGGTCGTCGCCCACCGTGGAGCCTCCGAAGAGGCCCCGGAGCACACCCTGGCCGCGTACGAGAAGGCGATCGAGGACGGGGCCGACGCCCTGGAGTGCGATGTACGGCTGACCGCGGACGGACATCTCGTCTGTGTCCACGACCGCCGCGTCAACCGCACCTCCAACGGCCGCGGCGCCGTCTCCGCCCTGGAACTCGCCGACCTCGCCGCCCTGGACTTCGGCTCCTGGAAGAACCGCGACGAGGCGCCCGACTGGGAGCAGCAACGGCCCCCGTCCTGGGAGCAGCAGTCCGTCCTCACCCTGGAAAGACTGCTCGAACTCGTCGCCGACGCCGACCGCCCCGTACGGCTCGCCATCGAGACGAAGCACCCCACGCGCTGGGCGGGCCAGGTCGAGGAGCGCCTGCTGGTCCTCCTGAAGCGTTTCGGCCTGGACGCCCCGCCCTCGGCCGCCGAGTCCCCCGTACGCGTCATGAGTTTCTCGGCGCGCTCGCTGCACCACGTCCGGGCGGCGTCCCCGACGCTGCCGACGGTCTATCTGCTGCAGTTCGTCTCGCCCCGGCTGCGCGACGGACGGCTGCCCGCCGGTGTCCGGATCGCGGGCCCCTCGATGCGCATCGTGCGCAATCACCCCGCGTACATCGAGCGTCTGAAGCGGGCTGGGCATCAGGTTCACGTATGGACGGTGAACGAGCCCGAGGACGTCGATCTCTGCGTCGAGCTGGGCGTCGACGCCATCATCACCAACCGCCCGCGCGCGGTGCGCCACCAACTGGGCCGCTGACCTCAACCCTCCGAGGTCCCCCGCGGGACCGTCCGGGTTCCCCCGCGCACAGACCTCGCACGTCAGCCGCACCGTCGAATTCAGGCCATGCGATTACAGGGAGTGCTCCGGCGCGTTCAGTCCGTATTCGATCGTTAAGAGTGCGTCACCGTACGTGCATTGGCCGGTTTCCAGTCCAGCCCAGAGGGGCATCCACACCGTGGCGTGGGGCAAAGGAGGTCTCGGGGGTGGCGTTGGTGGTGGCACAGGAGGTGCCCACGTCGTCGAGCATGGCCGTATCCCATGGCCCTGCGGGCGTGGGGGAAGCAAGACACCGGATGCGGGCTCAGCTGCGCACCGGCGGTGTGGCGGAAACGGTCATCGACGATGCCGTACTGATCCTTTCCGAACTACTGAGCAACGCTTGCCGACACGGCAGGCCATTGGGTGACGCCCTGGCGGGGGACGGCGACGTCCGGGCCGCCTGGCGCGTCGAACAGACCGGCAGGCTCACGGTCGAGGTGACGGACGGCGGTGGTCCGACCCGTCCGGTTCCGGCCACTCCTTCGGTCACGGCGCGCGGCGGCCGCGGGCTGAACATCATCACGGCGCTCGCCGACGACTGGGGCGTCCGGGACGACGCCCGCGGTGAGGTCACGGTGTGGGTGGTCGTGCACAAGGACGCCGTTGCCGGGCACCGCCGCGACGACTTCGCCGCGCGCGTCACGGGCCCGTCGGTGTCCGCGATACCCGACCTGAACTTCGCGGACGCTTTCGACGACCTGGACTGAGAACGGACTGAGCCCAGAGCAACCTCGACCGAGCACGACCTGAGCCCAGGACGACCTGGACCGAGCGCGACCAGAGCCCAGCCGGAATGGCCTGGGCCAGGCACCACCAGGGCCCGGAATGGCCTGGACCGAGCGCGACCAGAAAACAGAACGGCCTGGACGGCTTGGAGCGGGCGCGGCCCAAGCCCAGGACCATGTGAGCGCAGGACTGTCCGGCCAAGAACCGGCCGCCGGGGACGACCTGGACCGAAGCAGCACGAAGCAGCACGAAGCACACGGAAGCACCGGTTCGAGGACGAACCGCAGCGCTGGTTCCGGGACGAACCGAAGCCGAACCGAAGCACCGCTTCCGGGACGACTCGGCACGTTGTCCACAGGGTCCCGTGGGTCCTCGTACGAGCGGCTAGGCTCGCGCCCGTACGAGTCGAGCCGTAACCGGGAGACATCCACGATGGCCAAGAAGCGACCCCAGACGAAGGCCAAGCAGCCTCAGCTGACGGATGGAGAGATCCCGGTCGTCGGGGCACGCGAGCCGTGCCCCTGCGGCAGCGGCCGCCGCTACAAGGCGTGTCACGGACGCGCCGCCGCGCACGCCGTGACCGAGCTGGTGCACCGCCCCTTCGAGGCGCTGGCGGGCGAGGCCGACTGGGTCGCGCTGCGCGAGCTCGTGCCCGCGGCCACCGTAGAGCTGCACCTGAAGGAGCCGCTCCCGGAGGGCGTCCCGTCGATCACGCTCGCGACGGTGCTGCCGATGGCCTGGCCCGCGCTGCGCCGTGACGACGGCTCGGTGCTGATCGGCCTGCAGAACGACACCGCGTCCGGTGACATCAGCCGCGACCTGGCCGACACGCTCCAGCGGGCGCTCATCGCGGAGCCGGGCAGTCCGGTCCAGGGCCGCCGCGCCCCGGCTGACGGACCGCGGCTGCAGGACCTCCTCGACCCCGAAGGCGCGTTCGAGCCAGTTGTGCACGCGGGCTTCGAATTCTGGGTTCCGGACGCGCAGAACGCGACCACGGAGGTGACCGCCTCCCTGGAACGGGCCAACGCCGCCGCCATCCCGACCGTGAAGCTCGCGGGCGTCGACGCGGCGTACTGGTGCGAAACGCCCGACAAGAACCATCTGCGCTGGGTCATGCCGTACCCGGAGGAGCAGCTTCTGGACGCGCTCGCCCGGCTGCACGCCGCGGGCCGGTCGAGCCTCGGGGAAGGCACCCGCCTCGTGGGCTCCTTCCGTGCCCACGGCCTCACGGTGCCGGTCTGGGACCTGCCGACCGGCGTCTCGGCGGAGGACGTCGAGAAGCCGGCGGCCGAGTTCGCCGAGCGGCTCACCGCCGCGCTGGCCTCGGACGCGCCGCTCACCGGGGACGAGCGACGGGCGCGCGGCGGCCTCACCAACCGACAGGTCACCCTCAGCTGAGACACAGCGGACACTCAAGCCGGACTGACCGACCAGTCAGCTGGCCGACAGGGCCGTGAACCAGGTGACTCCTGTCACAACTCCCGGTCCTGACAAGGAAATCGGTGTCCGAATAGCCGAGATCGAATTTGCGAACCGCCGATCTCTTGTTACCGTTTCATTAGCCCGGTTGCTGGTGCATCCCCCGTCGCCAGCAACCGGGTCTTTCTGTTTCCGGATTCGGACCCCCTGTCGGCGGAAGCCTCAACGCCCGGTCTGCGCAGGTGAGTTGCTCCCCGCGCGCAACAGCAGCGGCCCGTCGGCCCCCTCCGCGAACTCCACGACCGCCGTGTACGCCCGCACGTCCCCCGTCGTGCGCTGCCGCGGTGTCTCACACACCCCCGGCTCGTCGTCCGCGCCCACGGCGCAGTGCATCCGTACGGTGCGGTCCGCGGGCCCCATGAGGGTCAGTACGGACGTGAGATCGTCTCCGGTCGCGTTGCGGTAGTACGTACGCGCCCAGGTGTCGCGCCCCTGCGTCAGCACGCAGGTCTGGGCCTCGATGCCGTCGGGGGAAGCGAGTTCGGGACCGCAGCGGGCGGCGGTGGCGATGCCCAGGCCGAGCGTCAGGGGGCTTCTGGAGGGCGTGGGACGCGACTCGGGCGCCCCCGCCCCCGCGTCGGCGCGACCGACCGCGGCAGGCGCGTCGTCGGAATCACGGGCGCCCGAGGCACGTACGGCGTCATCGGGCGCTCGGGACCTGTCATCAGACGCTCGGGAGCCGCCATCGGACGCTCGGGAGCGGTCATCGGAGGTACGCGCGGTCGCGGGATCCGGGTCGCCCACGGGTCCCGCGGAGGCCACGGCCAGCGGCAGCGCGGCCATGAGCGCCACGGCGCCCGCCAACGCCAGCGGGCGAAATCTTCGAGGGCCTGGGGATCGTCGTCCCCCGGAGTGACGCAGCATGAAAGGAACATAACGAGCGAGGGCGGGCGCGCGGTTCGCCGCGCGCCCGGTTCCCTACAACTCGGGTGCGCTCACACCCGTACGGGTGAGGGCCTCCACCACGGCGTCCACGACGGCCTCGACATCGGGCACCCAGGGGGCGGCCGAGCCGGGCAGCGGAGCCCGCTCCCAGCGCAGCTGGCCCTGGCCGGTCTCGGACGGGGGCAGCGCCACGTAGCCGCCCTCTCCGTGGAAGCGCAGCGAGCCCGGCACGTGGTCCTGGGCGTAGAGCAACTCGCCCAGCTGCTCCAGGGAGTACGGCTTCACGAGCAGCGCCCAGCGCGTCGGGGACGCGATCACGGGGCCGAGGCGCATCCCCATGTGGTCGAGCGCGAGGAGCGCGCGGGAAGCGGCGAGCGCCGGCAGGCTCACCGCGCAGGGGGCTTTGTCCCCTGTGGCCAGGATGATCGGCGCCGTCGGCCTGTTCGTCCACCACCAGCGCACCATCCGCTCGTCGGTGGTGGCCGCGAGCAGGCCGGGGTCGAAGGGATGGGCACCGGGCACCGTGCATTCCGGGTCGGGACACGCGCATCGGCCCCGCCCCTGCGGGTCCGCCGCCACTCCCGGGAGTACGGGCCACTGCCATGCGGTCGCGAAGGTCAGGGCCGCGCCGAGCATCTCAGGCCGTCCGCCGTTTCGTTTGGACAGGAGCCTGCGTCGCCTTCCGAGGATCTCGCGCATGAGCGCTCGTTCCTTTCCGTTGCACGCCTGGCAACACCGAGGACCACATCACACCATGTGTCGATCACTTCACTGTGCGTACCTACTGGCGCATCACACCCCCGTCCGAGACAAGGGGAACCCCTTATGGGCCGAGCGTTTGGCTGCGTCCGCGTCCATACTGCGTCTGGCAAAAGCATGGGCATGGCGTGGGGTGGCGGCGCCTGGCGTTTGCCGTCCCGCGTATTTCTCGCCGCCTCCGCCACGGGAGGATGGGGCACGGTCGTCGGTGGTTAAGACGCCCGGGTCCGTCGCCAGGTTCCGGGACGAGCCCAACCACCCCTGGCCTTCACCGAGTACGTACCCATCACGACCGCTGTGACGCTCCGTCGAACAAGGCCAGTCGACCTCAATAAGCCGGGCTTCGAGTCGGTTTTAAGCCAACTTTGCTTTTCCGCAACGGTCCCACGGACACCAGGAATCCCAGCAGGACAATGCTGGACATCCCCTTACGAGTGCGTGTACATGTGGAGACACTGCTAGCGGCGCAGAATGACATGGGGGTTTGCGATGCTATCGAGCAAAACGCACCGGTCGGAAAGCCGGACGCCATGAACGCCCCTCACCTCCCGAAAGTGGCCGGAATCGATTCAACGGTTCCATCGCCCGCACACACTGTCGCGCCCGCACCTGCCGCCCCGGACACCTCTTCGGCCGTCTCTCCACACGCTCCCGGAGCCGTTCTCCAGGACAGACTCGCAGGTTGGGTCTCCGATCTCACGACTCTGCACGAGCTGACCGAGCGCCTCGCCCACACCGGCGCACTGCCCAACGCACTGCAGGAACTGCTGCGCGCCGGAGCCGCCCTCGTGGGCGCCCGGCGCGGTCTCGTGGTCCTGGAACCGGGAGACGGACTCGGCCCCGACACCACCATCGGCCTGGGTCTGGCCCGCGCCGATCTCGGTCACATCGAGACCGTCCCGCGCAGCGCCATGTCGTACGGGAAGATCCTCGACGGACTCCCGGGGGGCGAGGGCGAGATCGCCCAGCCCGATCTCCTCTCCGAGGACGGCCTCGACCCGCGCCACCGCGAGGTCGCCGCCCGCCTCGGCTACGCCGCGAGCTACGCGCTCCCCCTGTCCACGGAGGCGTCGGGCCGCCTGGGCGCCGCCGTGTGGCTGTACGACGAGCCGGCCGAGCCCGTCGAGCGCCAGCGGCACCTGGTCGGGCTGTACGCGCGCTACGCGGCCGAGCACCTGGCCCGGCTGGTGGAACTGCACCGCACGCGCGCGTGCATGGCGACCATCTCCGAGGAACTGCTCCCCTCGCGGCTGCCCCGGGTCTCCGGCGTCCAGCTCGCCGCCCGCCACCGCACGGGGCCGCGCGGCGGCGGCGACTGGTACGACGCGCTCCCGCTGCCCGACGCCGCGCTCGGCCTCGCGGTCGGGTCCGTCACCGGGTCGGGTCCCAGCGCGGTCGCCGCA from Streptomyces sp. NBC_00878 harbors:
- a CDS encoding S1C family serine protease — translated: MSTENEGTEVPPAPSAPPVPVDTPAASAPPEQGVPQGAGPVDPYQGTTQSQGSAYSHEAATPQEGAPTASLPPVPSGAPAGAGPAPEAGAWPPPPPATPSYASGGEGGSGDAWGSSYQQPAPTSKSGGRGGLVAAILVAALVAGGVGGGFGYWAADRNDNTTASTTVAASQSGGDLKRDPGTVASVAATALPSTVTIEAEGSNGEGGTGTGFVFDTQGHILTNNHVVAEAVDSGKLSATFSNGKKYEAEVVGHAQGYDVAVIKLKNAPNGLKPLPLGNSDKVAVGDSTIAIGAPFGLSNTVTTGIISAKNRPVASSDGSGQSKASYMSALQTDASINPGNSGGPLLDANGSVIGINSAIQSSSGGMGGTSQSGSIGLGFAIPINQAKAVAQQLIKTGKPVYPVIGASVALEEGTGGAKITEQGASGSDAVTPNGPAAKAGLKPGDVITKLDDRVIDSGPTLIGEIWTHQPGDTVKLTYTRDGKQQTANVTLGQREGDS
- a CDS encoding glycerophosphodiester phosphodiesterase → MTHARQHQIQVVAHRGASEEAPEHTLAAYEKAIEDGADALECDVRLTADGHLVCVHDRRVNRTSNGRGAVSALELADLAALDFGSWKNRDEAPDWEQQRPPSWEQQSVLTLERLLELVADADRPVRLAIETKHPTRWAGQVEERLLVLLKRFGLDAPPSAAESPVRVMSFSARSLHHVRAASPTLPTVYLLQFVSPRLRDGRLPAGVRIAGPSMRIVRNHPAYIERLKRAGHQVHVWTVNEPEDVDLCVELGVDAIITNRPRAVRHQLGR
- a CDS encoding ATP-binding protein produces the protein MRHRTCIGRFPVQPRGASTPWRGAKEVSGVALVVAQEVPTSSSMAVSHGPAGVGEARHRMRAQLRTGGVAETVIDDAVLILSELLSNACRHGRPLGDALAGDGDVRAAWRVEQTGRLTVEVTDGGGPTRPVPATPSVTARGGRGLNIITALADDWGVRDDARGEVTVWVVVHKDAVAGHRRDDFAARVTGPSVSAIPDLNFADAFDDLD
- a CDS encoding DUF5926 family protein, which codes for MAKKRPQTKAKQPQLTDGEIPVVGAREPCPCGSGRRYKACHGRAAAHAVTELVHRPFEALAGEADWVALRELVPAATVELHLKEPLPEGVPSITLATVLPMAWPALRRDDGSVLIGLQNDTASGDISRDLADTLQRALIAEPGSPVQGRRAPADGPRLQDLLDPEGAFEPVVHAGFEFWVPDAQNATTEVTASLERANAAAIPTVKLAGVDAAYWCETPDKNHLRWVMPYPEEQLLDALARLHAAGRSSLGEGTRLVGSFRAHGLTVPVWDLPTGVSAEDVEKPAAEFAERLTAALASDAPLTGDERRARGGLTNRQVTLS
- a CDS encoding bifunctional DNA primase/polymerase, with product MREILGRRRRLLSKRNGGRPEMLGAALTFATAWQWPVLPGVAADPQGRGRCACPDPECTVPGAHPFDPGLLAATTDERMVRWWWTNRPTAPIILATGDKAPCAVSLPALAASRALLALDHMGMRLGPVIASPTRWALLVKPYSLEQLGELLYAQDHVPGSLRFHGEGGYVALPPSETGQGQLRWERAPLPGSAAPWVPDVEAVVDAVVEALTRTGVSAPEL
- a CDS encoding PP2C family protein-serine/threonine phosphatase, giving the protein MLDIPLRVRVHVETLLAAQNDMGVCDAIEQNAPVGKPDAMNAPHLPKVAGIDSTVPSPAHTVAPAPAAPDTSSAVSPHAPGAVLQDRLAGWVSDLTTLHELTERLAHTGALPNALQELLRAGAALVGARRGLVVLEPGDGLGPDTTIGLGLARADLGHIETVPRSAMSYGKILDGLPGGEGEIAQPDLLSEDGLDPRHREVAARLGYAASYALPLSTEASGRLGAAVWLYDEPAEPVERQRHLVGLYARYAAEHLARLVELHRTRACMATISEELLPSRLPRVSGVQLAARHRTGPRGGGDWYDALPLPDAALGLAVGSVTGSGPSAVAAMGRLRASLRAYAVMEGEDPVAVLSDLELLLRLTEPARSATALFAYCEPALRKITLAGAGHSPPLVIGERRTEYVETSLSAPLGMLACWEAPSVEFQAEPGETVLLYTDGLLHRTGDPMDRAFARLHAAAASVPRTLRTDPGAVADHVLRSVLPDGLDVADSDEDVVLLAARFE